GGATTTGTGTAGCAGCCCGCTCACATCCAGTTGCACATGCCGGATTCTTAATATCGCGTGGGTGCCAGTTCGAGCTTCGAATCGGGCCCGCGGGTGACTTCGCAGACCCCAACTTGATCCCCGCCCCAATCGCCCCGAGCGCAATCCCTGCAAGAACCTTCGCCGCCTGATACCCATGTTCACCCGCCTTCGCATAGTCGCCTTTCTCCGCCGAGTCAACCGTTGCGGCGAGCGATATTCCGACGAGCGCAAGCGGATTCAGCGTGTTGACTGCTCCCGCCAGCGCGCCGAATACGCCGTCCTGTTCATATCCTTGAACTGCGCCATTGGCGAGGCCACCCCAGAAGTTGTACCCCTGCCACATGAAGTATCCTGGCGGGAACGTCGCGAAAATGACCATGCCCTTCGCGTAATCGATGACATCGTTCGCGTATGCACCCGACGCCCCGCCGAGCACGTCGAGCATGATGTCTAGCCCGTCGGATGTATCTTCCTCGGACCCGTTCGGTGGCGCATCGGGCTGAAATGCTGGTCGGTCGCCCGTCGTAGTCAAATCGCCCGGATCGCGCAACGCGCCCAATTCGGCGGCCTGTTCAGGCGTTTCTGCTTTTCCCAAAGACCCATACCTCGAGGGACCCGCCGCCTGCAACAGGGTTTCCATTGTTATCGAGCAACCCTGGTGGAGCCGCGGGGTCTTCCCCCGTAAACCCACTCGGATCCGTATACTTCAGCGGGTTGTTTGCGACATATGCATACCGATTCCAGTTCTGCCCTGAAAGCGGATTCGCAATGAACGGATCCGCCGTCAAAAAGCGTCCCAGGTTCGGATCGTACACGCGCCCGCGCATGTAGACGAGCCCCAGCTCCTCGTCCCCCAAGTGCCCGGTAAAACCAAACGTCGTACCGGCCGCCAACGTGCCCGGGGGCTTGCCCCATTCAGGATTTCTCCGCGCACCGAATGGATCGTAACTGCGCCGCTCGTCCACGCCGCCATTCTCGTTCGAAACGACGTCGATCGATCCCAAGTGATCGGTATGCAAAAACTGCGTTTTCTTTCCTCCTGTAGACCGTGTCACGACCGCGACCGTCCGCTCACTCGACCGCACGTGATACCGGTGCTCGACGACGCTTGTTTGGAAATTCGTGACGCGTTCATAGAGATCGTCCATGAAGATGGATTCCACGACGCCCGACGTTTTGCGAATGCGCCTCCGATTGCCGTCGTAATCGAACGTCGTCACGTCGCTGTTTTGCCAATTGATTTGCTTGGGCAAATCGAATGCCCGGTATTCGACCGTAGCATCCGGCCGGCTGGTTTGATTGCCGACCGCATCGTGGAAATAGGATCCGAGGTTCGTATTGTCGACGATGTGCGGGCGCAGGGGGTCGTAGGTGTACGTGCCCGCGGCGGTGGTGGATGTGAAATTGCCATTCGGCGCGTACTTCCATTCACGAGCACAAGGCGTCTGGCCATCGAACCACGCGCAGCGGAGCCGCTGCAGCGCATCGTATTGAAACGTTTCGACCCTGCCGAGAGGCATTTGTAAATGGTCGGTGCGCGTTTCGAGGTTCTGCTGGCTGTCGTAGGTGAAGGACAAGCTTTGCATCACCGCTTGTCCCGTGGTGAAAATCGTCGAGACGCGACCACGCGCTTCGTCATACGCGCGGATTGTACTTACCGCATTGTTTCCGAAGCGCTCGCCGGAAATGAAGCCATTGCGGCTGACGGCGGCGAGCGTCCACAAGTCGTCCGTTGGGTCTACCTCATTCACGCGAACCAGGTGCGCGGCGTCGTCATAATGGTTTTCCACCACGAATGGCACGCCATCGGCCGGTGGGTAGGTGATCGTTGACAGCCGGCTCTGTGGATCGTAGTCGAATCCGATCGTAAAGGTTTCGCTACCCGTGTTTAGCTCCGTCGCAACGGTTCGCCCCGCTGTGTCGTAGCTCCAGCGTCGATTGACGCCGGTCGGGCTCAGCACAGCAGCAATCGCTCCAATCCCATTGGCGGCAGTATCGTACGTCCAACGCGTTTCACCATCGACGTCGAAACGCTGTACCATGCGGCCAAGGCGATCATAGAAAAACTGCGTCGGCCGGCCGAGCGCGTCGAGCGTCGAACGTGCCTCGCCAAACCCGCTGTAATGTGTGATGGTCGTGCCACGGTCGGGGTCGGTCAATGTGCGTACGCGGCCCGCAGCATCGCGTAATGTCGTCGTTACGGCACCACCGGGGTCCGTTACGGTTCGTACATAGCCGAATGGACCGTACGTGTACGAGGTGATGCCGCCAAGGGCGTCCTCGACTTCTATGGGGCGTCCCAGGCCATCGATTTCGGTGGTGGTCATCCCCGCGCCCGGCGAAACGACACGGACCTTCGTGCCCTCGTAATGCGTTTCGGTCGCCGTGGCCCACGGGGAAACGTGCTTGGTCACGCGCCCAAGGTTATCGCGCTCGAATGCGTGGTACTTGCGCTCGGCGAGCAGCGTAGATTCCCATATTGGCACGAGCGTGCGCTTGACGAATTCGCCGCGATCGTCGTATTCGGTCTCCTGGAGCATTCGGGGGCCGAGGACCCCGTCGATGGTGGTTCCGCGCGACCATTGCCGAATGGGGCGCCCAAGGCGATCGAGCTCGACCAAGTCTTGCGCCCACCCGGGTGTGCTCGTGGATATACGGACGACATATTGGTCTTGTTGCGGTCCGCCGTCTTGCGTCCGCGTCACGATCGTCGCCGTTTCCGTGCCATCGGGCCGTTTCTCCAGCGTGACACGACCATACTCGTCATAGGCCCATTGTGTGACCCGGCCATTCGGGTCGATACCCGCGAGAGGCGCGCCAAAGCCGGGATGAAACTTCGTAAAGGTTATGTGACCTTCAGGGTTTCTTTGTGAATATGGAAATACCCCTTCGGGCTCATACGCCGTGCAGGCTATGCGCTTACCCTCGAACGCATCTTGCGCTGTGGTTTTCGTGATATTTCCATATGAATCACGTTCGAATGCTACGCGCACCCAAGTATCCGCATCGCCTGGTGTACTCGTTGTCGATGATTTGAGCCGCGCGAGGGCATCGTGGACGTGTTCCGCAAGCCGACACGTGGTGCCTCCCGCGCCGCTCGCCGTACTGCATTGTTCATCGGTCTTGAGCAGCCCAATCTGCCACTTGGCGGGATTGTTCTTGAAGGTCCGCGTCAACTTGTCGATGAGGTCGGCTTGTGAATCCAGGCTCCCGCCGAACAAGGTGAATTCGCGCCCGAAGAGCGTTTTCTCCTCGAGGACATTGCCAAAATGGTCAAAGTCCAGCACCGTGCGAATCGCGTCGGACAAACGCGTCGTATCGGTGGCGCCGTAATACGCATCCCGCGCGTATCCCTCGTGGCTTCCCTTGTAACCAACTGCCCATACGACCTCGTTGATTCGACCTTGCTCGCGACGGATGCGCGTAGACACGGGCAATGTGAAGTACGAAGTGCCGTTGTTCGTGGGAGCAACTTGGAGCGTCGTCGTCTGAAACGACAGCTCGAACACCAGATCGTCATTATCGAGCGTTGGCGTCCACGAAATCACTTCCGATGGTTGCCCAGCAAATGGAAAACTATTGAAAACCGAGTCATAGGTCGTGTTGTCGTAGAGCTCGAGCCGTCCGGCATTTTTGTCGACATCCAGCACGACACGCTCGGCAAATCCCAGGAGCCCTCGACCCAAACGATGATATCGTGCGTCTCGATAGAACAGCTCGAATCGCCGTGCCTCTGCGCCGCCCATGTCCCTTTCGTACGCCTTGACGACGCGCCGCGAGCCTGCCACGCATCGAATCGGATATTCGCAATCCTCGCCTTTGTCGTATGCATTGGACTGCGCAAGCGTACCGTATTCGATTGCCACTTGCGGGCGAAATGCTGGGTGGCTCGGGTCGTAGGGCGCCATTCCATCCGTAATGGTTGCAAGCGAATCGGCGAATTTTGCGCGGTTACGAAACACGTGAAACGTGTTTCCGATGGGGAGCAAGACATCATTGGCTCCATCTCCATCGGCCTCGAATACGCGCGGTGCCAAAGGATGCGCGAGCGACACGCCCTCCTGCGTAAATAGTGTGTCGAAAGGAATGCCCGCGGGAACGGGCGAAAACGTTCCGTTGCCATTCGATCGAAGAATGACCCAGGATGTGCTGCCCTCCTTCATCGGCAAGAGTAGGTCTTGACGCCCGTCATTGTCGAAGTCGATCGCCGTTGCCAAATGTGCAAATTCGTCGGCCGAAAAGACATTGCCTGGTATCGCGTTGACTCGCGTGCGAAACCCTCGACCGGTATTGATGAAAACCCACAATTGATGATCGCTGTAACCAGTCTGCACGGCATCGGACAAACCATCGCCATTTGCATCAAGAAAAAACATGCCGCCACCTGCTGGCACCCCATCGATATTTTGTAGGGTGAACACATAATCGCCAGCATCACGTCGCGAAATTGCAGAATAGTTATTTTGGGGCTGTGGAGTCCCGTTGGATAGGACCATTTCACGCACGAGCAATTCAGCTTTGCCGTCGCCATCCACGTCAACAGTGTATGCTTCCGAATCGCAGGGTTGAATGCCCAGCACCGGAATTGCTTCGGTTGTCGAAGAAAACCCCGTCTCCGTCCATGCCCGGTACGTCCAATCATAGAAGACGGCTCCTTTCGTACAGGTGACGATATCTGCCATTCCATCGCCATCCATGTCGAGCAGATGCGCCGAAGCTTCCGGACCTTTCAGGCCAGTGGGAGCGGTCTGTCCGCCAGGAAATGGTCGCGTGATCCCCGTATTGATCTTCTCGAAATTGTCATTCGGAAGTGTGCGCAGCACTTGCCAGTTCGT
This genomic window from Polyangiaceae bacterium contains:
- a CDS encoding VCBS repeat-containing protein; this encodes MAPSLPASRARLHSVVPFLLFLLSTLSGITRAHGGGHNGEPKEGEPPPPGDSPSPPGQSVCPTSGAQFPPDLIQTNEPANAGAIEGVFSVNAAGDPRYEIPLVPVPGRAGMAPQISLVCDGAGDGPQGVGCSLQGFSRITRCPKNRAQDGVIAPIAYDDTDAYCMDGRRLVLVGKGGGFDEYRTIPDSFSKVQAFFPSGWDSSLGPKSFRVFTKDGVTVDYGSTEDSRALAKNGAYRAWWVARTTDRSDNFIEYAYSNTKNTTEDPAQPYTNELLPVRISYTGHANLPATRSVDFQYNLRPPAAIRTTFAGGMELRDSKLLTAIEMRGPGNALVRRYALGYGVSATTGRSQMVQVSECADVGGPCKPPTRLTWNAPPTGFEQVATDLPIPQYEGASVITTDFDGNAIDDIVMIDGEPSGVPVSRFYTATNRGATEGFFGHTYTAAYFLDFNLIIDRPVYRERATPIDFDHDGRQDLFLHDVNGTSTNWQVLRTLPNDNFEKINTGITRPFPGGQTAPTGLKGPEASAHLLDMDGDGMADIVTCTKGAVFYDWTYRAWTETGFSSTTEAIPVLGIQPCDSEAYTVDVDGDGKAELLVREMVLSNGTPQPQNNYSAISRRDAGDYVFTLQNIDGVPAGGGMFFLDANGDGLSDAVQTGYSDHQLWVFINTGRGFRTRVNAIPGNVFSADEFAHLATAIDFDNDGRQDLLLPMKEGSTSWVILRSNGNGTFSPVPAGIPFDTLFTQEGVSLAHPLAPRVFEADGDGANDVLLPIGNTFHVFRNRAKFADSLATITDGMAPYDPSHPAFRPQVAIEYGTLAQSNAYDKGEDCEYPIRCVAGSRRVVKAYERDMGGAEARRFELFYRDARYHRLGRGLLGFAERVVLDVDKNAGRLELYDNTTYDSVFNSFPFAGQPSEVISWTPTLDNDDLVFELSFQTTTLQVAPTNNGTSYFTLPVSTRIRREQGRINEVVWAVGYKGSHEGYARDAYYGATDTTRLSDAIRTVLDFDHFGNVLEEKTLFGREFTLFGGSLDSQADLIDKLTRTFKNNPAKWQIGLLKTDEQCSTASGAGGTTCRLAEHVHDALARLKSSTTSTPGDADTWVRVAFERDSYGNITKTTAQDAFEGKRIACTAYEPEGVFPYSQRNPEGHITFTKFHPGFGAPLAGIDPNGRVTQWAYDEYGRVTLEKRPDGTETATIVTRTQDGGPQQDQYVVRISTSTPGWAQDLVELDRLGRPIRQWSRGTTIDGVLGPRMLQETEYDDRGEFVKRTLVPIWESTLLAERKYHAFERDNLGRVTKHVSPWATATETHYEGTKVRVVSPGAGMTTTEIDGLGRPIEVEDALGGITSYTYGPFGYVRTVTDPGGAVTTTLRDAAGRVRTLTDPDRGTTITHYSGFGEARSTLDALGRPTQFFYDRLGRMVQRFDVDGETRWTYDTAANGIGAIAAVLSPTGVNRRWSYDTAGRTVATELNTGSETFTIGFDYDPQSRLSTITYPPADGVPFVVENHYDDAAHLVRVNEVDPTDDLWTLAAVSRNGFISGERFGNNAVSTIRAYDEARGRVSTIFTTGQAVMQSLSFTYDSQQNLETRTDHLQMPLGRVETFQYDALQRLRCAWFDGQTPCAREWKYAPNGNFTSTTAAGTYTYDPLRPHIVDNTNLGSYFHDAVGNQTSRPDATVEYRAFDLPKQINWQNSDVTTFDYDGNRRRIRKTSGVVESIFMDDLYERVTNFQTSVVEHRYHVRSSERTVAVVTRSTGGKKTQFLHTDHLGSIDVVSNENGGVDERRSYDPFGARRNPEWGKPPGTLAAGTTFGFTGHLGDEELGLVYMRGRVYDPNLGRFLTADPFIANPLSGQNWNRYAYVANNPLKYTDPSGFTGEDPAAPPGLLDNNGNPVAGGGSLEVWVFGKSRNA